From the genome of Tachysurus fulvidraco isolate hzauxx_2018 chromosome 20, HZAU_PFXX_2.0, whole genome shotgun sequence, one region includes:
- the LOC113650311 gene encoding protocadherin beta-16-like yields the protein MVYVRSCAASRHRRMSTTQLKWQTVFFIFCVYGMDFGFCQERYSVPEEAPEGSFVGSIANDLGIEISRLISGKARVVTKGGRQYVELSRDKGTIVVKERIDREELCKQTTPCSFSFDLIMENPIELHRVTVEVQDINDNAPTFPKGTINLQISENTETGTQFHLDSAVDLDVGVNGIDSYSLRPTDHFKLKIINDADGRKNVEMILERELDREEQEEVKLVLTAYDGGSPKKSGTMQIHISVLDANDNAPVCKQSVYKAEVRENSSSGTVVTAVSATDADEGINGLVSYSIAQASVEARNIFDVNTETGAITTLQGLDYESEKSYQLNIKATDKGGLKDTCKVIIDVIDENDNAPSIQLMSFSNIIAENSPVGTTVAVINVEDVDSGQNGLVKCKINENMPFKIESSLSDYYVIITDETLDRENIAEYNITILVFDQGSPARYSNKTLNVKISDVNDNQPVFSSEEYKTSVTENNSPGVAVLTVKASDADWGPNARLSYFLGDNNIQGNPVSSLVSVNSESGVIHAVKSYDYEQMKSFSFNVTARDGGSPPLSSEVTVTINVQDQNDNAPQVLYPVQTSGSVVAEIVPRSADVGYLVTKVVAVDVDSGQNAWLSYKLQKATDRALFEVGAQNGEIRTVRQVTDKDAVKQKLTVVVEDNGQPSRSAVVNINVAVADTFPEMLSEFTDFTQHKQYNDDLTFYLVLALAAVSFLFITTVVVIISVKIYRWRQSRIFYQSNLPVIPYYPPGYTDTGVTGTLPHMYNYDACMTTDSRKSDCKYSTLGGQSVLVMDRSFTETMQRAMREKEFQQDLESPEVVRK from the coding sequence ATGGTTTATGTGCGCTCGTGTGCTGCTTCTCGGCATCGTCGGATGTCTACAACGCAGCTAAAATGGCagactgtgttttttattttctgtgtgtacGGAATGGACTTCGGCTTTTGTCAAGAGCGATATTCAGTCCCGGAGGAAGCTCCAGAAGGATCATTTGTAGGAAGCATCGCCAATGATTTGGGAATAGAGATAAGTAGACTTATTTCTGGAAAAGCTCGGGTTGTAACAAAGGGCGGCCGGCAATATGTCGAACTGAGCAGAGACAAAGGCACCATCGTAGTGAAGGAGAGGATAGACCGAGAAGAGCTCTGTAAGCAAACAACGCCCTGCAGCTTCAGCTTTGATCTGATCATGGAAAACCCCATAGAACTGCATCGGGTCACTGTGGAGGTTCAGGATATAAATGACAATGCACCAACATTTCCTAAAGGTACTATCAATTTACAAATTAGCGAGAACACAGAAACAGGGACGCAATTCCACTTAGACAGCGCTGTAGATTTAGATGTAGGAGTAAATGGTATTGACAGCTATTCTCTCAGACCTACCGATCATTTcaaattgaaaataattaatgatgCTGATGGcagaaaaaatgtagaaatgattCTAGAGCGAGAATTGGACCGAGAAGAGCAGGAAGAGGTGAAATTAGTTCTGACTGCATATGACGGAGGATCTCCTAAAAAATCAGGCACAATGCAAATTCATATTTCTGTTTTAGATGCTAATGATAATGCCCCGGTGTGTAAACAATCAGTTTATAAAGCGGAGGTCAGAGAAAATTCTTCATCTGGTACAGTCGTGACTGCAGTAAGTGCAACTGATGCTGATGAAGGAATAAATGGTCTGGTCTCATATTCTATTGCTCAGGCAAGTGTAGAGGCCAGGAACATTTTTGACGTAAATACGGAAACAGGCGCGATTACAACTTTACAAGGCTTAGACTACGAGAGTGAAAAATCTTATCAATTAAACATCAAGGCAACTGATAAAGGAGGGCTCAAAGATACATGTAAAGTAATTATAGATGTTATTGACGAAAATGATAACGCTCCCTCCATACAGCTTATGTCGTTTTCCAATATAATTGCAGAAAATTCTCCAGTCGGAACAACCGTAGCTGTTATTAATGTAGAAGATGTAGACTCCGGTCAAAACGGGCTcgtaaagtgtaaaataaatgaaaacatgcCGTTTAAAATAGAATCGTCTCTTTCTGATTACTATGTAATAATTACTGATGAAACTCTCGATCGAGAAAACATTGCTGAATACAACATCACCATTCTGGTGTTCGATCAAGGAAGTCCTGCACGATACAGTAACAAAACTCTAAATGTTAAGATCTCCGACGTGAATGATAACCAACCTGTATTCAGTTCTGAAGAATATAAAACATCCGTTACTGAAAACAACTCTCCAGGTGTGGCTGTGCTCACTGTAAAAGCGAGCGATGCTGATTGGGGCCCAAATGCGCGACTTTCTTATTTTCTGGGGGATAATAATATACAAGGCAACCCAGTGAGTTCTTTAGTCTCAGTGAATTCAGAGAGCGGGGTTATACATGCAGTCAAATCTTATGATTACGAGCAAATGAAAAGTTTTAGCTTTAACGTGACAGCCCGAGACGGAGGGTCGCCTCCTTTAAGTTCTGAAGTCACAGTGACAATCAACGTTCAAGATCAGAACGACAACGCTCCTCAGGTCCTCTACCCAGTACAGACCAGTGGCTCTGTGGTGGCTGAGATTGTGCCTCGTTCAGCAGATGTGGGTTATCTGGTCACTAAAGTGGTGGCTGTTGATGTGGACTCTGGACAGAACGCCTGGCTCTCCTACAAACTCCAGAAAGCCACAGATAGGGCGCTGTTTGAAGTGGGAGCGCAGAATGGAGAGATACGAACTGTGCGTCAGGTCACCGATAAAGATGCCGTGAAACAGAAGCTCACTGTAGTTGTGGAGGATAACGGACAGCCGTCTCGCTCAGCTGTAGTCAACATCAATGTAGCTGTAGCGGACACTTTCCCTGAAATGCTCTCAGAGTTCACGGACTTTACGCAACACAAACAGTATAATGACGACCTCACCTTTTAtttagtgttagcattagctgctgtttctttccttttcatcaCGACTGTAGTAGTTATAATCTCAGTAAAGATCTACAGGTGGAGACAATCGCGCATCTTCTATCAGTCCAATCTGCCAGTTATTCCGTACTATCCACCCGGTTACACAGACACAGGAGTTACTGGAACTCTGCCGCACATGTATAATTATGATGCTTGTATGACGACTGACTCGAGGAAGAGTGACTGTAAATATTCTACACTCGGAGGACAGAGTGTTTTAGTCATGGACCGCAGTTTTACAGAAACTATGCAGCGCGCGATGAGGGAAAAAGAATTCCAGCAGGATCTAGAGTCACCGGAAGTGGTAAGGAAATAA
- the LOC113650214 gene encoding protocadherin beta-16-like has translation MDYVRSCVASRHRRMSTTQLKWQTVFFIFCVYGMDFGFCQERYSIPEEAPEGSFVGNIANDLGIEISRLISGKARVVTKGGRQYVELSRDKGTLVVKERIDREELCKQTTPCSFSFDLIMENPIELHRVTVEVQDINDNAPIFPKGTVSLQISENTETGTRFPLYRAVDLDVGVNGIEKYSLSRTDYLNLEINDESDGTKHVEMVLHRELDREEQNELNLVLTAYDGGSPKKSSTMQIHISVLDANDNKPVCQQSVYKAEVKENLAAGTVVTAVSATDADEGINGLVSYAIAQASEEVGNIFQIHSSTGHISTMRALDFETEKNYQINVKAMDKWGLADTCKVVVNVIDENDNAPSIQLMSFSNIIAENSPIGTTVAVINVEDVDSGQNGLVQCKIKNDNVPFKIESSLSDYYVIITDETLDRENIAEYNITILVSDQGTPARYSNKTLNVKISDVNDNPPVFSSEEYKTSVTENNSPGVAVLTVKASDADWGPNARLSYFLGDNNIQGNPVSSLVSVNSESGVIHAVKAYDYEQMKSFSFNVTARDGGSPPLSSEVTVTINVEDQNDNAPQVLYPVQTGGSVVAEIVPRSADVGYLVTKVVAVDVDSGQNAWLSYKLQKATDRALFEVGAQNGEIRTVRQVTDKDAVKQKLTVVVEDNGKPSRSAVVNINVAVADTFPEMLSEFTDFTHNKQYNDDLTFYLVLALAAVSFLFITTVVVIISVKIYRWRQSRIFYQSNLPVIPYYPPGYTDTGVTGTLPHMYNYDACMTTDSRKSDCKYSTLGGQSVLVMDRSFTETMQRAMREKEFQQDLESPEVVRKNVEYNLFKYICSMF, from the coding sequence ATGGATTATGTGCGCTCTTGTGTTGCTTCTCGGCATCGTCGAATGTCTACAACGCAGCTAAAATGGCagactgtgttttttattttctgtgtgtacGGCATGGACTTTGGCTTTTGTCAAGAGCGATATTCAATCCCAGAGGAAGCTCCGGAAGGATCATTTGTAGGCAACATCGCAAACGATTTGGGAATAGAGATAAGTAGACTTATTTCTGGAAAAGCTCGGGTTGTAACAAAGGGCGGCCGGCAATATGTCGAACTGAGCAGAGACAAAGGCACCCTCGTAGTGAAGGAGAGGATAGACCGAGAGGAGCTCTGTAAGCAAACAACGCCCTGCAGCTTCAGCTTTGATCTGATCATGGAAAACCCCATAGAACTGCATCGGGTCACTGTGGAGGTTCAGGATATAAATGACAATGCACCAATATTTCCTAAAGGTACCGTCAGTTTACAAATTAGCGAGAACACAGAAACGGGGACTCGCTTTCCATTATACAGAGCTGTAGATTTAGACGTAGGTGTAAATGGTATTGAAAAATATTCTCTTAGTCGTACCGATTATTTAAATCTGGAAATAAATGATGAGAGTGATGGAACTAAACATGTAGAAATGGTTCTCCATCGAGAATTAGACAGAGAAGAACAAAATGAGCTTAATTTAGTACTGACTGCGTATGACGGAGGATCACCCAAAAAATCAAGCACAATGCAAATTCATATTTCTGTATTAGATGCAAATGATAATAAACCCGTTTGTCAACAATCAGTTTATAAAGCCGAAGTTAAGGAAAATCTTGCAGCTGGTACCGTCGTAACTGCAGTAAGTGCAACTGATGCTGATGAAGGAATAAATGGTCTGGTATCATATGCTATTGCTCAAGCTAGTGAGGAAGTCGGAAACATTTTTCAAATACACTCGTCAACCGGACATATTAGTACAATGCGGGCATTAGACTTCGAGACAGAGAAAAATTatcaaataaatgttaaagcGATGGATAAATGGGGCTTGGCAGATACCTGCAAAGTGGTTGTAAATGTCATTGATGAAAATGATAACGCTCCGTCCATACAGCTTATGTCATTTTCGAATATAATTGCAGAAAATTCTCCAATCGGAACAACCGTGGCTGTTATTAATGTGGAAGATGTAGACTCCGGTCAAAATGGGCTCGtgcagtgtaaaataaaaaatgataacgTGCCATTTAAAATAGAATCGTCTCTTTCTGATTACTATGTAATAATTACTGATGAAACTCTCGATCGAGAAAACATTGCTGAATACAACATCACCATTCTGGTGTCAGATCAAGGAACTCCTGCACGATATAGTAACAAAACTCTAAATGTTAAGATTTCCGACGTGAATGATAACCCACCTGTATTCAGTTCTGAAGAATATAAAACATCTGTTACTGAAAACAACTCTCCGGGTGTGGCTGTGCTCACGGTAAAAGCGAGCGATGCTGACTGGGGTCCAAATGCGCGACTTTCTTATTTTCTGGGGGATAATAATATACAGGGCAACCCAGTGAGTTCTTTAGTCTCAGTTAATTCAGAGAGCGGGGTTATACATGCAGTCAAAGCCTATGATTACGAGCAAATGAAAAGTTTCAGCTTTAACGTGACAGCCCGAGACGGAGGGTCGCCTCCTTTAAGTTCTGAAGTCACAGTGACAATTAACGTTGAAGATCAGAACGACAACGCTCCTCAGGTCCTCTACCCAGTACAGACAGGTGGCTCTGTGGTGGCTGAGATTGTGCCTCGTTCAGCAGATGTGGGTTATCTGGTCACTAAAGTGGTGGCTGTTGATGTGGACTCTGGACAGAACGCCTGGCTCTCCTACAAACTCCAGAAAGCCACAGACAGGGCGCTATTTGAAGTGGGAGCGCAGAATGGAGAGATACGAACTGTGCGTCAGGTCACTGATAAAGATGCCGTGAAACAAAAGCTCACTGTAGTTGTGGAGGATAACGGAAAGCCGTCTCGCTCAGCTGTAGTTAACATCAATGTAGCTGTAGCGGACACTTTCCCTGAAATGCTCTCAGAGTTCACAGACTTTACGCACAACAAACAGTATAATGACGACCTCACCTTTTAtttagtgttagcattagctgctgtttctttccttttcatcaCGACTGTAGTAGTTATAATCTCAGTAAAGATCTACAGGTGGAGACAATCGCGCATCTTCTATCAGTCCAATCTCCCAGTTATTCCGTACTATCCACCCGGTTACACAGACACAGGAGTTACTGGAACTCTGCCGCACATGTATAATTATGATGCTTGTATGACGACTGACTCGAGGAAGAGTGACTGTAAATATTCTACACTTGGAGGACAGAGTGTTTTAGTCATGGACCGCAGTTTTACAGAAACTATGCAGCGCGCGATGAGGGAAAAAGAATTCCAGCAGGATCTAGAGTCACCGGAAGTGGTAAGGAAAAATGttgaatataatttatttaaatatatttgtagcATGTTTTAG
- the LOC125139782 gene encoding protocadherin gamma-A8-like produces MAWWNTVLLFFLFCSDCASGQISYSIPEEMEKGSRIGNIAQDLGLDLKRLKSGKSRIFSSDSAAYVELNKENGLLLIKEKIDRESLCAKITPCALHLQMILENPMELYSVTVEITDINDNAPNFQNNELSFDISESAMIGARFVLGKAADPDVGINGLKSYSLKPTENFVLDNQGDVTKIVEMVLQKPLDREKQATIDLTLTAYDGGEPQLSGTMFIHITVVDVNDNAPIFNQKVYKSAISEYAIKGTKLITVSASDADEGSNSHVTYVISDAMDRSVTSSFFVDKKSGDVTLNGQLDYEKSNNYELVIQARDTGGLSDTCKLIIDVLDINDNKPIIDVLSMSSSVLEEAKPSTVVAMLKVNDPDSGANGQVHCMINDNIPFTINSPSNNFFTLLTEGELDRERETEYNITVTCSDEGVPSLSSSTSLRLHISDVNDNAPVFERNNYEAYVVENNTPGLSIFTVKASDADYNQNARVSYILEESTVNGLPVSSYVSVSADSGVINAVRSFDYEQLKNFHFRVRAQDGGSPPLSSNVTVKITVQDQNDNAPQVLYPVQTGGSVVAEIVPRSADVGYLVTKVVAVDVDSGQNAWLSYKLQKATDRALFEVGAQNGEMRTVRQVTDKDAVKQKLTVVVEDNGQPSRSAVVNINVAVADTFPELLSEFTDFTQHKQYNDDLTFYLVLALAAVSFLFITTVVVIISVKIYRWRQSRIFYQSNLPVIPYYPPGYTDTGVTGTLPHMYNYDACMTTDSRKSDCKYSTIGGQSVLVMDRSFTETMQRAMREKELQQDLESPEVVRK; encoded by the coding sequence ATGGCGTGGTGGAACACGGTCctgcttttcttcctcttttgttCTGACTGCGCGAGCGGGCAGATCTCTTATTCTATTCCCGAGGAAATGGAGAAAGGGTCGAGGATCGGAAACATTGCTCAGGATTTAGGTTTGGATTTAAAAAGACTGAAATCGGGGAAATCACGTATATTTTCTAGTGATAGCGCAGCATACGTGGAACTGAACAAAGAAAACGGATTGCTTCTCATTAAAGAGAAAATAGACCGGGAGTCTCTTTGCGCTAAAATAACTCCCTGCGCGCTTCATCTCCAAATGATTCTGGAAAACCCGATGGAGTTATATTCTGTTACAGTGGAGATCACGGATATAAACGACAATGCTCCTAATTTTCAGAACAATGAATTGAGTTTTGATATAAGCGAGTCAGCAATGATCGGTGCGAGATTTGTGCTCGGAAAAGCTGCTGACCCGGATGTTGGAATAAACGGACTTAAGAGCTATTCCCTTAAACCCACAGAAAATTTTGTGTTGGATAATCAAGGAGATGTAACGAAGATTGTGGAGATGGTGCTGCAGAAACCCCTAGATCGAGAAAAGCAAGCGACCATAGATTTGACGCTGACTGCTTATGACGGAGGAGAACCACAGCTATCTGGCACGATGTTTATACATATAACGGTAGTGGATGTTAATGATAATGCTCCGATATTTAACCAAAAGGTTTATAAATCTGCAATATCAGAGTATGCAATAAAAGGGACCAAATTAATAACAGTAAGTGCTTCTGACGCAGATGAAGGCTCAAATAGTCACGTGACATATGTCATATCTGACGCAATGGACAGATCTGTAACCAGTAGCTTTTTTGTAGATAAGAAAAGTGGAGATGTTACATTAAATGGTCAGCTTGATTATGAAAAATCAAACAATTACGAGCTTGTTATTCAGGCCAGAGACACAGGAGGACTCTCTGACACATGTAAGTTAATTATTGATGTCTTAGacataaatgacaataaaccaATTATTGATGTTCTTTCTATGTCTAGTTCTGTATTAGAGGAGGCTAAGCCAAGTACTGTGGTTGCCATGTTGAAAGTAAATGATCCGGATTCAGGAGCAAATGGACAGGTTCACTGCATGATTAATGATAATATTCCCTTTACTATCAATTCACCATCAAACAATTTCTTTACCCTCCTCACAGAGGGTGaattagacagagagagagaaactgaataTAACATCACTGTGACTTGCTCTGATGAAGGAGTTCCCTCACTGTCCAGCAGCACTTCTCTCCGTTTACACATATCAGATGTTAATGACAACGCACCTGTTTTTGAGAGAAATAATTATGAGGCCTATGTGGTGGAGAACAACACACCAGGTCTCTCTATATTCACAGTGAAGGCCAGTGATGCAGACTACAACCAGAATGCTCGAGTGTCTTATATTTTAGAAGAGAGCACCGTCAATGGACTTCCTGTGTCATCGTATGTGTCAGTTAGTGCAGATAGTGGAGTCATTAACGCTGTACGCTCTTTCGACTACGAGCAGTTAAAGAACTTCCATTTCCGAGTCAGAGCACAGGACGGAGGCTCCCCTCCACTCAGTAGTAACGTGACAGTAAAAATTACAGTCCAAGATCAGAACGACAACGCTCCTCAGGTCCTCTACCCAGTACAGACCGGTGGCTCTGTGGTGGCTGAGATTGTGCCTCGTTCAGCAGATGTGGGTTATCTGGTCACTAAAGTGGTGGCTGTTGATGTGGACTCTGGACAGAACGCCTGGCTCTCCTACAAACTCCAGAAAGCCACAGACAGGGCGCTGTTTGAAGTGGGAGCGCAAAATGGAGAGATGCGAACTGTGCGTCAGGTCACCGATAAAGATGCCGTGAAACAAAAGCTCACTGTAGTTGTGGAAGATAACGGACAGCCGTCTCGCTCAGCTGTAGTTAACATCAATGTAGCTGTAGCGGACACTTTCCCTGAGCTGCTCTCAGAGTTCACAGACTTTACGCAACACAAACAGTATAATGACGACCTCACCTTTTAtttagtgttagcattagctgctgtttctttccttttcatcaCGACTGTAGTAGTTATAATCTCAGTAAAGATCTACAGGTGGAGACAATCACGCATCTTCTATCAGTCCAATCTCCCAGTTATTCCGTACTATCCACCCGGTTACACAGACACAGGAGTTACTGGAACTCTGCCGCACATGTATAATTATGATGCTTGTATGACGACTGACTCGAGGAAGAGTGACTGTAAATATTCTACAATCGGAGGACAGAGTGTTTTAGTCATGGACCGCAGTTTTACAGAAACTATGCAGCGAGCAATGAGAGAAAAGGAACTCCAGCAAGATTTAGAGTCACCGGAAGTGGTAAGGAAGTAA
- the LOC113650317 gene encoding protocadherin gamma-A8-like, whose amino-acid sequence MAWWHTVLLFFLFCSDCASGQISYSIPEEMEKGSRIGNIAQDLGLDLKRLKSGKSRIFSSDTAAYVELNKENGLLVIKEKIDREALCAKITPCALHLQMILENPMELYSVTVEITDINDNAPNFQNNELRFEISESAMIGARFVLGEAVDPDVGINGLKSYSLKPTDNFVLDKQGDVTKIVEMVLQKPLDREKQATIDLTLTAYDGGEPQLSGTMFIHITVVDVNDNAPIFNQKIYKASISENAIKGTKIITVSASDADKGSNSHVTYVISDAMDRSVASSFLVNEQSGDVTLNGQLDYEKSNIYQLVIQARDTGGLSDTCKLIIEVLDINDNKPIIDVLSMSSSILEEAKPSTVVAMLKVNDPDSGANGQVHCMINDNIPFTINSPSNNFFTLLTEGELDREREAEYNITVTCSDEGVPSLSSSTSLRLHISDVNDNAPVFERNNYEAYVVENNTPGLSIFTVKASDADYNQNARVSYILEESTVNGLPVSSYVSVSADSGVINAMRSLDYEQLKGFHFHVRAQDGGSPPLSSNVTVKITVQDQNDNAPQVLYPVQTGGSVVAEIVPRSADVGYLVTKVVAVDVDSGQNAWLSYKLQKATDRALFEVGAQNGEIRTVRQVTDKDSVKQKLTVVVEDNGQPSRSAVVNINVAVADTFPEMLSEFTDFTQHKQYNDDLTFYLVLALAAVSFLFITTVVVIISVKIYRWRQSRIFYQSNLPVIPYYPPGYTDTGVTGTLPHMYNYDACMTTDSRKSDCKYSTIGGQSVLVMDRSFTETMQRAMREKEFQQDLESPEVVRK is encoded by the coding sequence ATGGCGTGGTGGCACACGGTCctgcttttcttcctcttttgttCTGACTGCGCGAGCGGGCAGATCTCTTATTCTATTCCCGAGGAAATGGAGAAAGGGTCGAGGATCGGAAACATTGCTCAGGATTTAGGTTTGGATTTAAAAAGACTGAAATCGGGGAAATCACGTATATTTTCTAGTGATACCGCAGCATACGTGGAACTGAACAAAGAAAATGGATTGCTTGTCATTAAAGAGAAAATAGACCGGGAGGCTCTTTGCGCTAAAATAACTCCCTGCGCGCTTCATCTCCAAATGATTCTGGAAAACCCAATGGAGTTATATTCTGTTACAGTGGAGATCACGGATATAAACGACAATGCTCCTAATTTTCAGAACAATGAATTGAGGTTTGAAATAAGCGAATCAGCAATGATCGGTGCCAGATTTGTGCTAGGCGAAGCTGTCGATCCGGATGTTGGGATAAACGGACTTAAGAGCTATTCCCTTAAACCCACGGATAATTTTGTGTTGGATAAACAAGGAGATGTAACGAAGATTGTGGAGATGGTGCTACAGAAGCCCCTAGATCGAGAAAAGCAAGCGACCATAGATTTGACGCTGACTGCTTATGACGGAGGAGAACCACAGCTATCTGGAACGATGTTTATACATATAACGGTAGTGGATGTTAATGATAATGCTCCGATATTTAATCAAAAAATTTATAAGGCTTCAATATCAGAGAATGCGATCAAAGGCACCAAAATAATAACAGTAAGTGCTTCTGACGCAGATAAAGGCTCAAATAGTCACGTGACATATGTCATATCTGACGCAATGGACAGATCTGTAGCCAGTAGCTTTCTTGTAAATGAGCAAAGTGGAGATGTTACATTAAATGGTCAGCTTGATTATGAAAAATCAAACATTTACCAGCTTGTTATTCAGGCCAGAGACACAGGAGGACTCTCTGACACATGTAAGTTAATTATTGAAGTCTTAGacataaatgacaataaaccaATTATTGATGTTCTTTCTATGTCTAGTTCTATATTAGAGGAGGCTAAGCCAAGTACTGTGGTTGCCATGTTGAAAGTAAATGATCCAGATTCAGGAGCAAATGGACAGGTTCACTGCATGATTAATGATAATATTCCCTTTACTATCAATTCACCATCAAATAATTTCTTTACCCTCCTCACAGAGGGTGAattagatagagagagagaagctgagtATAACATCACTGTGACTTGCTCTGATGAAGGAGTTCCCTCACTGTCCAGCAGCACTTCTCTCCGTTTACACATATCAGATGTTAATGACAACGCACCTGTTTTTGAGAGAAATAATTATGAGGCCTATGTGGTGGAGAACAACACACCAGGTCTCTCTATATTCACAGTGAAGGCCAGTGATGCAGACTACAACCAGAATGCTCGAGTGTCTTATATTTTAGAAGAGAGCACCGTCAATGGACTTCCTGTGTCATCGTATGtatcagtcagtgctgatagtGGAGTCATTAACGCTATGCGCTCTTTAGACTACGAGCAGTTAAAGGGCTTCCATTTCCATGTCAGAGCACAGGATGGAGGCTCCCCTCCACTCAGTAGTAACGTGACAGTAAAAATTACAGTCCAAGATCAGAACGACAACGCTCCTCAGGTCCTCTACCCAGTACAGACAGGTGGCTCTGTGGTGGCTGAGATTGTGCCTCGTTCAGCAGATGTGGGTTATCTGGTCACTAAAGTGGTGGCTGTTGATGTGGACTCTGGACAGAACGCCTGGCTCTCCTACAAACTCCAGAAAGCCACAGACAGGGCACTGTTTGAAGTGGGAGCGCAGAATGGAGAGATACGAACTGTGCGTCAGGTCACAGATAAAGATTCCGTGAAACAAAAGCTCACTGTAGTTGTGGAGGATAACGGACAGCCGTCTCGCTCAGCTGTAGTTAACATCAATGTAGCTGTAGCGGACACTTTCCCTGAAATGCTCTCAGAGTTCACAGactttacacaacacaaacagtatAATGACGACCTCACCTTTTAtttagtgttagcattagctgctgtttctttccttttcatcaCGACTGTAGTAGTTATAATCTCAGTAAAGATCTACAGGTGGAGACAATCGCGCATCTTCTATCAGTCCAATCTCCCAGTTATTCCGTACTATCCACCCGGTTACACAGACACAGGAGTTACTGGAACTCTGCCTCACATGTATAATTATGATGCTTGTATGACGACTGACTCGAGGAAGAGTGACTGTAAATATTCTACAATCGGAGGACAGAGTGTTTTAGTCATGGACCGCAGTTTTACAGAAACTATGCAGCGTGCAATGAGAGAAAAGGAATTCCAGCAAGATTTAGAGTCACCGGAAGTGGTAAGGAAGTAA